One window of the Lytechinus pictus isolate F3 Inbred chromosome 5, Lp3.0, whole genome shotgun sequence genome contains the following:
- the LOC129261248 gene encoding uncharacterized protein LOC129261248, with the protein MGDMNDLDISSLILDPRFVQCVNEPTRGLKTLDKIITNISTYYQLPTVASPIGASDHCVVKWSPLRVITRKNGNITQSRTTRPMKESDIREFGMEILNCDWSPVLSAVHVNDKCNAFYSILNPLIETYFPTQTVKLHNQDKPWITPSIKSLIQQRQAAFASGEMCEWRRLRNRIIREIKHAKYDFYNNRVRKLKSSNPASWYKQIRAMTSGRNASPLLHIEGISFTDFEAVANNINNFFVNIASDIPRLDTSSLPSFLPADRPLPLIQPWEVYRELKAINQRKAPGPDGISARLVKEFAYELSCPLTDILNASFSQSLVPECWKKAHVVPLPKTF; encoded by the coding sequence ATGGGGGACATGAATGATCTCGACATCTCATCTCTCATCCTAGACCCTAGATTCGTGCAGTGTGTGAATGAACCGACACGGGGCTTAAAGACACTTGACAAAATTATCACAAATATCAGCACTTATTATCAGTTGCCGACTGTAGCATCCCCCATAGGAGCGAGTGACCACTGTGTTGTGAAATGGTCCCCTTTGAGAGTGATCACCAGGAAAAACGGTAATATCACCCAAAGTCGTACCACTAGGCCGATGAAAGAGAGTGACATTCGCGAATTTGGGATGGAGATCCTCAACTGTGACTGGTCACCAGTCTTATCTGCTGTACATGTGAATGACAAATGCAATGCGTTCTACTCTATCCTAAATCCTTTGATTGAGACTTATTTCCCAACACAAACTGTCAAGCTGCACAACCAGGATAAACCCTGGATAACGCCTTCTATAAAGTCATTGATTCAACAACGGCAGGCGGCTTTTGCTTCGGGAGAGATGTGCGAATGGCGTCGCTTGAGGAATCGCATTATCCGTGAAATCAAACATGCAAAATATGACTTCTACAACAATCGTGTTAGGAAGTTGAAGAGCTCCAACCCAGCGTCCTGGTATAAACAAATCAGGGCAATGACGTCAGGCCGGAATGCATCACCACTTCTTCACATTGAAGGGATTTCCTTTACGGACTTCGAGGCAGTTGCCAATAACATCAACAACTTCTTTGTGAACATCGCTAGTGATATTCCGAGATTGGACACGTCTAGTCTGCCGTCATTCTTACCTGCTGATCGACCACTTCCACTGATCCAGCCATGGGAAGTTTATCGAGAGTTAAAAGCTATTAATCAAAGAAAAGCTCCAGGGCCGGATGGCATCTCGGCTAGACTTGTCAAAGAATTCGCCTATGAGCTTAGTTGCCCTCTAACTGATATATTGAATGCTTCGTTCAGCCAGTCATTAGTACCAGAATGCTGGAAGAAAGCCCATGTAGTTCCTTTGCCGAAAACATTTTAA